Within Candidatus Francisella endociliophora, the genomic segment GCAGTGATATTCCATCTAAGTATGGCATCATCCAGTCAATAACTATCACATCATATTCATTCGTGTTTATAAGGAAAAGAGCCTCCTTACCGTCATAAGCAACAGTTGTGTCGATTTTATTCTCTTCAAACTTTGTTTTTATGAATTTCGCTATTTGTTTATCATCATCAGCAACTAGAACTTTAGGAGTGCCACTCATTTTTAAGACTATATAAGTTTTGATATATTTTAATTATAGCGGATAAATTACTAGCTTACTTGAAAAAATAAACTGTAAACATTATTTAATAAAATGTAAATTTATGTGTAGAATATTTGACAACAAAAAAGGAGATTAATATGAAGAAAATTTTAGTATTAATGTTTGGCTTGTCTGTAATTTCTAGTGTCTATGCTGAAAATTACTCTATGTATGAAAAGCCTGATACAAAATCCAAAGAAATAGCAAAAATAGATGATCAGAGTTCACAATATCAGGTGATTTTTTCAAAAGGTGACTGGGTCGAAATAGTTGATAAGAAAGATGGTAAAGTTGGTTGGGTTAATCAAAAGTCTGTTAATAAACAAACTGAGTCGAATACAGATCCTGTTGAGCAAATGATGCAAAGTTTCCAACAGCAACAGCATATGTTAGATGATCATTTTAACAAAATGATAGCAGGAATTGATCAGAATATTGCCCAAATGCAGGTTCAATCTGGAGATGCTAAACCAAAAGTCTTCAAGAAATTTAGTTCGATTACCATAAACTCAGATGGTAAAACTGCAAAAATTGTTAAAAAAACAGAAGATAGTAATGGCAATATTCAAACTGTAGAAAAAGAAGTGCCAGCAGATCAGCTAAAGAATATAAAAATTGAAGACTAGTCATATTTAAAATTTTTGTTACATAAGTTACTATTATAAGTGAATAAACTACTAAATTAAGGAGTAGCTTATGTACGAAGAAGAGTTCTTATCAGAAAAACTACAACAATTTTCACTAGTGGATATAGCATTAGTTAAAATAGTATATTTTCTAGTTGGTTTATTAGTAGCAACTAATTATCTGGTTCTGACTAATGTAAGCTGGATATTTTACTTGCTAATGTTTTTAACAGCAGCGTTTCCTATTGTGATTCATTTATTTTCATTTGAGGGATCATATATCGAAAAAGCTAGAATGTATCTTAAGACAAATAAGCCATCATATCAGGTACTATTGTTTTTTAGTCAGTTCTTTTTTGGATGTATGATCGTTGTACTAGTTCCGGTACTTATTATTGTACCATGGTATGTGTATGCTATTTTGATAGTCGTTTTTGCTATTAAGCCAATGCGTTCAAACATGTTTTGGTAATTAACTAAAGGGTTGAATGATAAGTGGATAAGACTACATATGATGGACAAAAAGTCTATTCAAGGTTAATGTTAAAACTATATAATTTCATTGTTTTATTTTTTAATAATACTTTTCTATGGAAATGTAAAACTTCAAATTTATTAGAGTTATATGAAGATAATGTTTCAAAGAATCATTTAGATATTGGTGTTGGTTCAGGATTTTATCTAAATAAAGTTGCTGATAAATTAGAAAAAGTTACTCTAATAGACTTAAATCCTAATTGTCTAGATTATGTAAAAAGGATACTTAAGGATAAAGACGTTTTAACTTATAAAATTGATATTCTTGAAGATGTTTCAGATGAGTTTAATTCACAGTTTGATTCTATATCTTGTAACTACTTAGTTCATTGCTTACCAGATAACGGTAATAAGCAAATGGTTTTTAAGAATATTGCCAAAATGCTTAAGCCTAGTGGGATAGCTTTTGGTGCAACAATAATTAATGATTACGACTCTAAGTTAGCTGTTAAAGTCGTAACTAAGTTTAATTCAAAAGGCATTTTTGATAATGAGAATGATACATATGAGATTGTTGAAGGTTATGTGAAAGAAAATTTTAAAGAGTATTCCATAAGACAGATAGGCTCAGTCTGTATTTATGTAATGAGTCAGCCAATAAAGTGATTTTTACTATTTAATAATCAATAACATTCGTAAATATTTTTGTTATAATCGCAGTATAGATAATTTTTTAATAACTATCAGTATGAAAAAAAATATTTTAACTATTTTAAGTATCGTAGGTGTTACTGTGGCTCTTAGTTCGTGTGGAAAAACAACAGTTGCATATGAAGATCCAAACGGTGTTGATACTACTTCAATAAATTTTAGCTCAACAGATTTGCAGTCAATTACTAATAAAATGGCTGAAGATATGCTTAATTCAAGAGGGGTTAAGAAAATTACTGCGATGGATACTCCAACGTTATTCTTCAGTAATATACGTAATGAGACTCGTGAGCATATTAATACAACAATGTTATCAAATACTGTTCAGACTCAGATTATAAAATCTGGATTATTCCAAGTGACAGATATGTCTCAAATTAAAAATGTTCGAGAACAGCTTGGTTATCAAGCAAATAGTGGTATGGTTGATCAAAGTACAGCAACTAAGATAGGTCAGCATATAGGTGCTAGATATATGGTTTATGGAGCTATTCAAGATATAGATAATACTAATGTTGATGGTAATAAGAGATCTAAGTTCTTCTTAGCAACATTGAAGATGATGGATCTAAAAACAGGCTTAGTTGTTTGGCAAGATGATAAACAGATTCGTAAGTCTCAAACTAAGTCAACATTTGGTTGGTAATATACAATAATATGGAAATAAGTTTATCCTAGTGTATTTAGGGTTATGAAAGGAGAGAACTGATATGAAAAAGAAAATTTTAACATCATTAATAGCATCATCATTTTTAGTTAGTGGAGCTTTTGCAGCAGATGAAACAACAGCAGATTCTCAAGCTACTACTGAGCAAACTCAAGATCAGTCAAAAGTTGATATGGGTGAAAATGTTGCAAACTTAAATGATGCGATTTCTTCACAGTCTAAACCTGTTGAGCAAAAAACAGAGGACAAAAGATCAGCTGAAGAAATTTTGAGTGATGTAATGGAGGGTTACATTGATCAAAATAATCTAAGAGATAAATACGATTATGTAGGGTCTGCAATAGGTGTGGCCTCTATGAATCAAACGAATTCAAACTATGTCGATAGTGCTCAGCTTGCTTTTGAGAAAGCTTTAATAAAAGCTCAAGCAGAGTATATCTCTTTTATATCAGCAAATACACAAGTTGATAAGAGCATGAGTGTGGATAGTACACAAGGGTCTAGTGCTAATCAGATTGATACAGATTCTGATAAACCAAAAGAAGGTACACAAGCAGCTATTGATGCCAAAGAAAAAGCTTTAGATGAGGCGAAGCTAAATAGTCAACTTAAAGAACAAGGTTTAAATCCAGATGACTTTGCTACACCTGAAGAAAAGAAAAAAGCACTTCTAAGTCAGCAAATGACAGTTAAGAGTTTAACTACTGGTTTTGGGAATTTATCAGGATTATTACCAATTAAAACATTTGTTGTTGAGAAAAATGGTAACGCAGCTATTGGTGTTGTAGTTATCTATTCTGACAAGATTAAGGGCATGTTTGAAGATATTAAACATGGTAATGAGCCTGTTGTAGTAGGTAAAGGTGGTAAATCATCTTCTGATTTATATAAAGATAAATCAGGTGAAGACATGATGGGTGATTATGGTATCAGAATTGGTTTTGGTGAAGATAACAAACCTTATATCTTATCATATGGTCAAGGTTCATATAATGGTCCAAGTATCCAAGGTGTATCGGCAGGTGACTATGGCTATAAACAAGCTGCCATTATGGCAAGAGCAAATCTTGTTAC encodes:
- a CDS encoding membrane protein; the encoded protein is MKKILVLMFGLSVISSVYAENYSMYEKPDTKSKEIAKIDDQSSQYQVIFSKGDWVEIVDKKDGKVGWVNQKSVNKQTESNTDPVEQMMQSFQQQQHMLDDHFNKMIAGIDQNIAQMQVQSGDAKPKVFKKFSSITINSDGKTAKIVKKTEDSNGNIQTVEKEVPADQLKNIKIED
- a CDS encoding class I SAM-dependent methyltransferase; this encodes MDKTTYDGQKVYSRLMLKLYNFIVLFFNNTFLWKCKTSNLLELYEDNVSKNHLDIGVGSGFYLNKVADKLEKVTLIDLNPNCLDYVKRILKDKDVLTYKIDILEDVSDEFNSQFDSISCNYLVHCLPDNGNKQMVFKNIAKMLKPSGIAFGATIINDYDSKLAVKVVTKFNSKGIFDNENDTYEIVEGYVKENFKEYSIRQIGSVCIYVMSQPIK
- the lpoB gene encoding penicillin-binding protein activator LpoB, producing the protein MKKNILTILSIVGVTVALSSCGKTTVAYEDPNGVDTTSINFSSTDLQSITNKMAEDMLNSRGVKKITAMDTPTLFFSNIRNETREHINTTMLSNTVQTQIIKSGLFQVTDMSQIKNVREQLGYQANSGMVDQSTATKIGQHIGARYMVYGAIQDIDNTNVDGNKRSKFFLATLKMMDLKTGLVVWQDDKQIRKSQTKSTFGW
- a CDS encoding DUF6844 domain-containing protein, with product MKKKILTSLIASSFLVSGAFAADETTADSQATTEQTQDQSKVDMGENVANLNDAISSQSKPVEQKTEDKRSAEEILSDVMEGYIDQNNLRDKYDYVGSAIGVASMNQTNSNYVDSAQLAFEKALIKAQAEYISFISANTQVDKSMSVDSTQGSSANQIDTDSDKPKEGTQAAIDAKEKALDEAKLNSQLKEQGLNPDDFATPEEKKKALLSQQMTVKSLTTGFGNLSGLLPIKTFVVEKNGNAAIGVVVIYSDKIKGMFEDIKHGNEPVVVGKGGKSSSDLYKDKSGEDMMGDYGIRIGFGEDNKPYILSYGQGSYNGPSIQGVSAGDYGYKQAAIMARANLVTLIAGQMSTKEALTMSENISSTLAKNTKTQQTRRVDSSDIEKTLSTYYQSKANLDIVGLKTVKRWRYKLPSTENTVYGVVLKWDPKQVATANKIKNFNYDEYRKQNAKKEETGDSSLDGKTIIRQSDDNEYLNQF